One bacterium BMS3Abin08 genomic region harbors:
- a CDS encoding chromosomal replication initiation protein codes for MGRYDMEEIIELVAQECGVTKDDILKGRDREARKAAVYLTKKHTEVTNREIGKWFGGVSYSAVSKVMERTEQEMEANRNMRRRINRMNKKLSQVKG; via the coding sequence ATGGGAAGATACGACATGGAGGAGATCATCGAACTCGTGGCACAGGAGTGCGGGGTCACAAAAGATGATATCCTGAAGGGCAGGGACAGAGAGGCCCGGAAGGCAGCCGTATACCTGACAAAGAAGCACACGGAGGTGACGAACCGGGAAATCGGAAAGTGGTTCGGAGGGGTGAGCTACTCGGCAGTGTCGAAGGTAATGGAAAGGACCGAGCAGGAAATGGAAGCGAACAGGAACATGAGGAGACGCATCAACCGCATGAACAAGAAATTGTCACAGGTCAAGGGCTGA
- a CDS encoding putative addiction module component, translating into MRVNDIPEINKLSTPEKILLVEDIWDSIASNESVVPVPQSHMEELDRRLKRYESAPGNLLSLEELQARIEKRK; encoded by the coding sequence ATGCGCGTAAATGATATTCCTGAAATTAACAAATTAAGCACACCGGAAAAGATCCTCTTGGTGGAAGATATTTGGGACAGCATCGCTTCGAATGAATCTGTCGTGCCTGTTCCTCAGAGCCACATGGAGGAGTTGGATAGAAGGCTCAAAAGATATGAATCTGCTCCGGGAAACCTTTTATCTCTTGAGGAACTTCAGGCAAGAATAGAAAAAAGGAAATGA
- the parE2 gene encoding toxin ParE2, with the protein MTYPLHFFSEVEADVFSAYVWYEAKSPGLGEEFLRIFYACVKEIPENPLLYPKVCREFRRRLLRRFPYAIYFMIKDNQIIMSGLFHCARDPHTIRTTLQDREEEEKP; encoded by the coding sequence ATGACATACCCCCTGCATTTCTTTTCTGAAGTAGAAGCAGATGTTTTCAGTGCTTATGTATGGTATGAAGCGAAATCACCGGGACTCGGCGAGGAATTCCTTCGTATATTTTATGCGTGTGTCAAAGAGATTCCTGAGAATCCACTGCTTTACCCAAAGGTTTGTAGAGAATTCCGGCGCCGTCTGCTCAGAAGGTTTCCGTACGCTATTTACTTTATGATAAAAGACAACCAAATTATTATGAGCGGGCTCTTTCATTGTGCGCGTGATCCCCATACTATTAGAACAACACTGCAAGATCGAGAGGAAGAAGAAAAACCCTAA
- the tcmN gene encoding multifunctional cyclase-dehydratase-3-O-methyl transferase TcmN, whose protein sequence is MSPADTLRQLINSQVISRLIYVVAKLGIADFLKNGPMSCEQLAKSVNVNSSSLYRALRTLASVGVFSETEAGIFKQTKMSKLLESDIAGSQRAVAMLVWEPWWRQGWDELLYSVETGKVGFDHVHGMGLFEYLSRNADASSLFNKAMDSFTGQEIDSILSSYDFSNFTKIVDIGGGNGAFMCAILKSCPDVNGILFDLPNTIATARKLMKENAEEKRCDLIAGDFFKSMPVGGDLYTLKSVIHDWDDERAIDLLKNCHKAMAGDGRLLLIERVIPSGDVPSAGKIMDIVMMVNLGGLERNANEYEALLNESGFRLTGIIPTGSAMSIIECVPD, encoded by the coding sequence ATGAGTCCAGCAGATACTTTAAGGCAATTAATTAACAGCCAGGTGATTTCACGCTTAATATATGTTGTTGCCAAGCTGGGGATAGCTGATTTTTTAAAGAATGGCCCCATGAGTTGTGAGCAATTGGCTAAATCAGTGAATGTAAATTCGAGTTCATTGTATCGAGCCTTGCGAACGCTGGCGAGTGTTGGAGTGTTTTCTGAAACTGAGGCCGGGATTTTTAAACAAACTAAGATGAGTAAATTACTTGAATCTGACATTGCAGGTTCACAACGTGCTGTTGCCATGCTTGTATGGGAACCATGGTGGAGGCAAGGCTGGGATGAATTACTTTATAGTGTGGAGACGGGCAAGGTTGGGTTTGATCATGTCCACGGTATGGGTCTTTTTGAGTATTTGAGCCGCAATGCTGACGCATCAAGCCTCTTTAATAAAGCCATGGATAGCTTTACCGGACAAGAAATAGATTCGATACTATCTTCATATGATTTTTCGAATTTCACAAAGATTGTTGATATAGGAGGAGGCAATGGGGCGTTTATGTGTGCTATCTTGAAGTCATGTCCGGATGTTAACGGAATACTTTTCGACCTTCCTAATACCATTGCAACAGCAAGAAAATTAATGAAAGAAAACGCGGAGGAGAAACGTTGCGATTTAATAGCTGGCGATTTTTTTAAATCCATGCCTGTAGGTGGTGATCTATATACTCTCAAGAGTGTTATCCATGATTGGGACGATGAACGCGCCATAGACTTACTAAAGAATTGCCATAAAGCAATGGCTGGTGATGGTCGTCTCCTTCTCATTGAGCGGGTTATCCCATCCGGTGATGTCCCATCAGCAGGAAAAATCATGGACATAGTCATGATGGTCAATTTGGGAGGTCTTGAACGTAATGCGAATGAATATGAGGCGTTGTTAAACGAATCTGGATTTAGACTGACCGGTATTATCCCAACAGGGTCGGCAATGAGTATTATTGAATGTGTGCCTGATTAA
- the nikR_2 gene encoding putative nickel-responsive regulator produces the protein MSKTKIAITLDGKYIQELDHLVSARYYQSRSQAIQEAVEEKLQRIKHVRLSRECLKLDPSFEKAMAEEGITEDLKEWPEY, from the coding sequence ATGAGTAAGACCAAAATTGCAATTACACTGGATGGAAAGTATATTCAGGAATTAGACCATTTGGTAAGCGCACGCTACTATCAAAGCCGGAGTCAGGCAATTCAGGAAGCAGTGGAAGAGAAACTACAGAGGATAAAGCATGTTCGTTTGTCAAGAGAATGTCTTAAACTTGATCCCTCTTTTGAGAAGGCAATGGCAGAGGAAGGTATAACAGAGGATTTGAAAGAATGGCCGGAATACTGA
- the ndoA_2 gene encoding mRNA interferase EndoA, with translation MAGILRGDIRWADLNPVRGHEQGGQRPVLILSHDIFNERSGTVIAVAITSQPQRAGFPLTLEVGSVRLPKKSWIKISQIRTLSVERIGKRIGKASPEEIAMTIEGLNEIIGA, from the coding sequence ATGGCCGGAATACTGAGGGGTGATATCCGCTGGGCAGATTTAAATCCTGTTCGTGGACATGAACAGGGAGGACAGAGGCCGGTTCTCATTCTGAGTCACGATATCTTCAATGAACGATCCGGAACAGTTATAGCCGTTGCAATAACCAGTCAGCCACAGCGAGCAGGTTTCCCTTTAACACTGGAGGTAGGTTCCGTGAGACTGCCTAAAAAATCATGGATTAAAATAAGCCAGATCAGGACCTTGTCTGTAGAAAGGATCGGCAAAAGGATAGGTAAAGCATCACCAGAAGAAATAGCAATGACCATTGAAGGATTAAATGAAATAATCGGGGCATAA
- the ytnP gene encoding putative quorum-quenching lactonase YtnP, with product MTANLKIGRFELYWLDGGSFELDGGAMFGVVPKVLWSKKYPATEDNFISLVASPILVKAPDALVLIETGLGNKLTEKQKKIFRVTREWMVPEDLEKLGIKREDIDYVILTHCDFDHSGGIVMKEDDGMSLTFPWAKHLIQRREWEDVKNPNRRSAHTFWEINFKGLEESGVLELVDEEAEVIPGLRVIHTGGHNRGHQVVRIEDGGEVALHLADLLPTHVHFNPLWVMAYDNFPLEVIRLKEELETSGIKDNAWFTFYHDPFVRACRFDEKGEVRESLRL from the coding sequence ATGACGGCTAACCTGAAAATAGGGCGGTTTGAACTGTACTGGCTCGACGGCGGGAGCTTTGAGCTTGACGGTGGCGCCATGTTCGGCGTGGTTCCGAAGGTGCTGTGGTCCAAAAAATATCCTGCTACAGAGGACAACTTTATCTCCCTTGTGGCTTCTCCGATCCTTGTAAAAGCACCCGATGCCCTTGTTCTTATTGAAACGGGGCTTGGTAACAAACTTACAGAGAAGCAGAAGAAGATCTTCCGTGTTACCAGGGAGTGGATGGTGCCTGAAGATCTTGAGAAACTCGGCATTAAAAGGGAAGACATAGACTATGTAATTCTTACACACTGTGACTTCGACCACTCAGGCGGTATTGTAATGAAAGAGGACGATGGAATGAGCCTCACCTTTCCATGGGCAAAACACCTGATCCAGCGGAGGGAATGGGAGGATGTGAAGAACCCCAACAGGCGCTCCGCTCATACATTTTGGGAGATTAACTTCAAGGGACTTGAGGAGAGCGGCGTTCTTGAACTCGTCGATGAAGAGGCCGAAGTCATTCCCGGTCTGAGGGTAATCCATACAGGCGGACACAACAGGGGACACCAGGTGGTGAGGATAGAAGACGGCGGGGAGGTTGCTCTGCACCTTGCTGATCTCCTGCCGACACATGTACACTTTAATCCGCTGTGGGTGATGGCCTATGACAACTTCCCCCTTGAAGTGATCAGACTGAAAGAGGAACTCGAGACCTCGGGGATAAAGGACAATGCATGGTTTACCTTCTACCACGATCCATTCGTGAGGGCCTGCAGGTTTGACGAAAAAGGTGAGGTCAGGGAGAGCCTCAGGTTATGA
- a CDS encoding polysulfide reductase, NrfD — translation MITSQRQTCFFQKDWTGTGERGIRDRMLIPAIFFGAVSPGLFISSLFFDYIPGLWIALVMNFIGYGLTHLLYLGRMGRFWRGLSNVRTSWISRGLLFNIIFSVSALLYACSVTFESTLLSGGRIVLLLKIASAASAVLFAAYPGFMLSFVKAIPFWRSTLEPVLFFIQAIMGGIAIQLLSLTITGVNHSMMSILLRMNFVLVLFVLILILTALIMKALHGEAERVSVRSLISGALSPHFLWGTIVAGLIVPLLFLAVIILSGLDGSVPELLLYPIMLLQLSGIYLGKYSIIRAGAYAPVTGFGVGPRG, via the coding sequence ATGATAACATCACAGAGACAGACGTGTTTTTTTCAGAAGGACTGGACCGGAACAGGTGAGCGTGGTATCAGGGACCGGATGCTGATACCCGCGATATTCTTTGGCGCTGTAAGCCCCGGCCTTTTTATCTCTTCCCTGTTCTTTGATTACATCCCGGGGTTGTGGATCGCCTTGGTTATGAACTTCATTGGATACGGGTTGACACACCTCCTCTACCTGGGGAGGATGGGACGTTTCTGGAGAGGGCTTTCAAACGTGAGGACTTCATGGATAAGCAGGGGGCTGCTCTTTAATATTATCTTCAGTGTATCCGCCCTCCTGTATGCCTGTTCCGTAACCTTTGAGAGCACCTTACTAAGCGGTGGCAGGATCGTCTTGCTCTTGAAGATTGCAAGTGCAGCCTCGGCAGTGCTTTTTGCCGCTTATCCGGGGTTCATGCTCTCCTTTGTCAAGGCCATACCCTTCTGGCGTTCGACCCTTGAGCCGGTGCTCTTCTTTATCCAGGCGATAATGGGAGGTATTGCCATCCAACTCCTGAGTCTTACCATTACGGGTGTTAATCATTCAATGATGAGCATCCTCTTAAGGATGAACTTCGTACTCGTGCTTTTCGTGCTGATCCTGATCCTGACGGCGCTAATAATGAAGGCCCTGCATGGTGAGGCTGAGAGGGTATCCGTGCGGTCTCTCATCTCAGGTGCACTTTCACCTCATTTCCTCTGGGGAACAATAGTGGCGGGTCTTATAGTGCCGCTTCTTTTTCTTGCGGTGATTATCCTTTCGGGTCTTGACGGGAGTGTGCCGGAACTTTTACTGTATCCGATAATGTTACTTCAACTGTCGGGTATATACCTCGGCAAGTACTCAATAATCAGGGCAGGGGCATATGCTCCGGTTACGGGTTTCGGGGTTGGGCCCCGGGGATAA
- the ttrB_5 gene encoding tetrathionate reductase subunit B precursor → MKRYGMVIDLKKCLGCQTCTISCKLLHGLGPGIVRVRVMEEEMGRFPDVERFYIPVRCMHCDEPECLKACPTGATKKRPDGIVTVDQDECMGCRYCAVVCPYQARTFLAVEKRYFPENGNIWEAKRCDEHQTGTMEKCDFCYKRIDDGLKKGLEPGKDPEATPMCVISCIGKALYFGDLSDPGSRVSGLIMQRKGFRLKEEVGTEPSIYFLPRR, encoded by the coding sequence ATGAAGAGATACGGAATGGTGATAGACCTCAAGAAATGTCTGGGATGCCAGACCTGCACCATCTCCTGCAAACTCCTCCACGGTCTCGGACCCGGCATTGTTCGTGTCAGGGTCATGGAAGAGGAGATGGGCCGTTTTCCTGATGTGGAGCGGTTCTATATCCCGGTACGCTGTATGCATTGTGATGAGCCTGAATGTCTTAAGGCCTGTCCCACTGGCGCTACAAAGAAGCGGCCTGACGGGATAGTCACCGTAGATCAGGACGAGTGTATGGGGTGCCGTTACTGTGCGGTAGTATGTCCATATCAGGCGAGGACTTTTCTTGCGGTGGAAAAGAGGTATTTCCCGGAAAACGGCAACATATGGGAGGCAAAGAGGTGCGATGAACATCAGACAGGGACGATGGAGAAATGCGATTTCTGTTATAAGAGGATCGATGACGGCCTTAAAAAAGGCCTTGAACCGGGAAAGGACCCTGAAGCAACACCGATGTGCGTCATCTCCTGCATAGGAAAGGCGCTTTATTTTGGTGACCTCAGCGACCCCGGCAGCAGGGTTTCAGGACTGATAATGCAACGGAAGGGTTTCAGGTTAAAGGAAGAGGTCGGCACGGAACCGTCAATATATTTTCTGCCGAGAAGGTGA
- the ynfF gene encoding putative dimethyl sulfoxide reductase chain YnfF precursor, producing the protein MKEVKTYCFQCYNGPDPFKMIVKDGIVRNIEPDFDCRRISPGEGRVCVKAYGLVQKMYNSNRIKAPLIRTNPKKGKGEDPGFREASWDEALDLVSERLGEIRKRGLLDDKGYPRLAVSMGEAGSPAGYGGTFPALLSSWGPIDFTLGGGEGSKCYHSEHLYGELWHRAFIVASDTPRNKWILSFGHNTNASAGVSGAMRHADARERGYKRIQVEPHLSVSATTSDEWIPIKTKTDAPFMYGMLNAILHEMDWRKVCDLDFIKKRTNSPYLIGPRGYYLRDPETREILVWDSMDNCPRIYNDPSVKDFALNGRYRVRAMERGPDGEEWFYEEAGCSPAFDVLLEHMKPYTPDWASEICDVPASTIRRLAREMIDSACIGKEIEICGEKVPLRPVAITLGKTVNNGPGGYQACWARTVLAMLTGSLEVAGGSIGASQRLNRPHHDRWSSIWPGEDGFFQNFLNPTDTERRAKLQKTRSHYTELVPLVGNTGWSPFLSPVPHAWLWFKDTPENWEKPTYPDVWIIYRTNPNMSMYYTDIMEETTKDFPFIVSFGYTLDETNWYADVILPEHTDLEGLQLFRLGPSTHSEAYWEEYGFALRQPGVQPPYNTMDLTDICTELADRVGILKEYNEAINAGIMFGIRLQGRNYNHMLDPERKYPLDEIWDRLCRASVRLLTNGKEERDLQWFRENGYFTVPYPFIRHFLHPVMVKWGLRYEIPYQGRLRVIGEELRKRLQEKGVTWWEEQLKEYEALPGCEDFSRKWEESLRGAGRDPEEYPFFMINTRSMQYAWGSNASLPIMAEVAGYVTGFGGIVINASVAEDLEIEDGDMVVVESPVKKRSCKAIVREGIRPDTVLVTGQFGNWAVPFAKDLNIPNMNEFMYPDQNLFDAGGSSADIAKVKISKAGPDQVQK; encoded by the coding sequence ATGAAAGAGGTTAAGACCTACTGCTTTCAGTGCTATAACGGCCCAGACCCCTTTAAGATGATAGTGAAGGACGGGATCGTGAGAAACATCGAGCCCGACTTTGATTGCCGGAGGATCAGTCCCGGAGAGGGGAGGGTGTGTGTCAAGGCCTATGGGCTTGTCCAGAAGATGTATAACTCAAACAGGATCAAGGCCCCCCTCATCCGTACAAATCCCAAAAAGGGTAAGGGCGAAGATCCCGGGTTCAGGGAGGCAAGCTGGGATGAGGCCCTCGACCTTGTTTCAGAAAGGCTGGGAGAGATAAGAAAGAGAGGTCTTCTCGACGATAAGGGCTATCCCCGGCTTGCGGTCTCAATGGGAGAGGCAGGTTCTCCTGCCGGGTATGGCGGGACATTTCCTGCCCTTCTATCGTCATGGGGACCAATAGATTTCACCCTCGGAGGAGGAGAGGGCTCGAAGTGTTACCACTCCGAACACCTCTATGGAGAGCTGTGGCACAGGGCGTTTATTGTTGCATCGGACACCCCGAGAAACAAGTGGATTCTCTCTTTTGGACACAATACGAATGCCTCTGCAGGGGTTTCCGGGGCCATGAGGCATGCCGATGCCCGTGAACGCGGGTATAAGAGGATTCAGGTGGAACCCCACCTCTCCGTCAGCGCCACAACCTCTGATGAATGGATCCCGATAAAGACCAAGACGGATGCCCCCTTCATGTATGGTATGCTCAACGCCATCCTCCATGAAATGGACTGGAGGAAGGTCTGCGATCTTGATTTCATCAAGAAGAGGACAAACAGCCCCTACCTGATAGGTCCCAGGGGATACTATTTGAGGGACCCGGAGACCCGCGAGATACTGGTCTGGGACAGTATGGACAATTGCCCCAGGATTTACAACGACCCCTCTGTCAAGGATTTTGCACTGAACGGCAGATACAGGGTAAGGGCTATGGAACGTGGTCCGGATGGTGAAGAGTGGTTCTATGAAGAGGCCGGTTGCAGCCCTGCCTTCGACGTCCTCCTCGAGCACATGAAGCCCTATACCCCTGACTGGGCATCTGAGATCTGCGATGTACCTGCATCAACGATCCGGAGACTGGCAAGGGAAATGATTGACAGTGCGTGTATCGGCAAGGAGATAGAGATCTGCGGAGAGAAGGTGCCTCTGAGACCTGTGGCAATAACCCTGGGAAAGACCGTTAATAACGGTCCGGGTGGATACCAGGCATGCTGGGCGCGGACAGTGCTTGCCATGCTCACCGGCTCACTCGAGGTTGCCGGCGGTTCAATCGGTGCATCCCAGCGGCTCAACAGACCGCACCATGACCGGTGGTCGAGTATCTGGCCGGGAGAGGACGGTTTTTTTCAGAATTTTCTCAACCCTACCGATACCGAAAGAAGGGCCAAGCTTCAGAAGACCAGGTCTCACTACACTGAACTGGTCCCCCTTGTGGGGAACACCGGGTGGTCACCATTCCTTTCCCCTGTTCCTCATGCCTGGTTATGGTTTAAGGACACTCCGGAGAACTGGGAAAAACCCACCTATCCGGACGTCTGGATAATCTACCGTACAAACCCGAACATGTCCATGTACTATACGGACATTATGGAGGAGACTACAAAGGACTTTCCCTTTATTGTTTCCTTTGGATATACACTTGACGAGACCAACTGGTATGCTGACGTGATCCTTCCCGAACATACCGATCTTGAGGGGCTTCAGCTCTTCAGGCTTGGGCCTTCAACACACTCGGAGGCATACTGGGAGGAGTACGGGTTTGCCCTGAGACAGCCCGGGGTGCAGCCCCCTTACAATACGATGGATTTGACGGATATATGTACGGAGTTAGCCGACCGTGTCGGCATATTGAAGGAGTACAACGAGGCAATCAATGCAGGAATCATGTTTGGCATCAGGCTTCAGGGGAGGAACTACAACCACATGCTTGATCCTGAAAGGAAATACCCCCTCGATGAGATATGGGACAGACTCTGCAGGGCATCGGTGAGGTTACTGACGAATGGGAAAGAAGAGCGGGATCTTCAATGGTTCAGGGAGAACGGTTATTTCACGGTCCCCTATCCATTTATAAGGCACTTCCTTCATCCGGTGATGGTGAAATGGGGATTACGCTATGAGATACCCTACCAGGGGAGGCTCAGGGTGATCGGTGAGGAACTGAGAAAGAGGCTTCAGGAGAAGGGGGTAACGTGGTGGGAGGAGCAGCTAAAGGAATACGAGGCATTGCCGGGGTGTGAGGATTTTTCCCGTAAATGGGAGGAGTCTCTCAGGGGGGCAGGGCGGGACCCCGAAGAATACCCCTTCTTTATGATTAACACAAGGAGCATGCAGTATGCCTGGGGCAGCAACGCATCTCTGCCTATAATGGCCGAGGTTGCAGGATATGTAACCGGATTTGGTGGCATTGTGATAAATGCATCCGTGGCAGAGGATCTGGAGATAGAGGATGGTGACATGGTGGTAGTCGAATCACCCGTTAAAAAGAGGTCCTGTAAGGCGATCGTCCGTGAAGGCATACGCCCTGATACCGTGCTTGTTACCGGACAGTTCGGCAACTGGGCAGTGCCCTTTGCAAAGGATCTGAACATACCCAATATGAACGAGTTCATGTATCCGGATCAGAATCTCTTCGATGCCGGTGGGAGCAGTGCCGATATTGCGAAGGTCAAGATATCCAAAGCAGGACCGGATCAAGTGCAAAAGTAG
- the dfa1 gene encoding diflavin flavoprotein A 1 has protein sequence MKAITEYIYGIDTEAFGHKRLIAGYLVKGKDKTALIDPGFPSSSPVVMKKLKANGIDPSGIDYILLTHFHIDHSGGTGIFLKESPDAKVMVHKRSAFYVKNFAKIVAGARMVFRRELIKKFGEACSVPAGKVVSLNDGDVIDLGGGIRLRVIHAPGHSPDNVCYFEEYSKTLFPGDLACLQYPDLNHVFIPAGSPPLFELNDEISSLKSISRLKTERILVPHYGYACASCDEFTERSMDAIDKTRTSIEGMFREGIEFRHMVERLRSEIIEASGKSEDSIPEFLSEIYLREMLKTGLMGFFAFMLEYAPYPRGFSFDECEVNHETCNHSVPVNAAS, from the coding sequence ATGAAGGCAATAACGGAATATATATACGGGATTGACACGGAGGCCTTTGGTCACAAACGTCTTATAGCCGGCTATCTGGTAAAGGGAAAAGACAAGACCGCATTGATCGATCCCGGCTTTCCCTCCTCCTCGCCCGTGGTGATGAAGAAGCTGAAGGCCAACGGGATTGACCCTTCGGGGATTGATTACATACTACTTACCCACTTCCACATAGACCACTCCGGTGGGACCGGTATCTTCTTAAAAGAGTCTCCCGATGCAAAGGTCATGGTGCACAAGAGATCTGCTTTTTATGTGAAGAATTTTGCGAAGATCGTTGCAGGAGCAAGAATGGTCTTCAGACGGGAACTGATAAAGAAGTTTGGCGAGGCCTGCAGCGTGCCGGCCGGGAAGGTGGTTTCCCTTAATGACGGAGATGTCATAGACCTCGGCGGCGGTATAAGATTGAGGGTCATCCATGCACCGGGGCATTCTCCCGACAATGTCTGCTATTTTGAGGAGTATTCGAAGACGCTCTTTCCTGGAGACCTTGCCTGTCTTCAATACCCGGACCTCAACCATGTCTTTATACCTGCAGGGAGCCCCCCGCTTTTTGAGCTCAACGACGAGATCAGTTCCTTGAAATCTATAAGCAGGCTAAAGACCGAGAGGATCCTTGTGCCCCATTACGGCTATGCATGTGCCTCGTGTGATGAGTTTACAGAGAGGAGCATGGATGCGATTGATAAGACAAGGACGTCGATAGAGGGGATGTTCAGGGAAGGGATCGAGTTCCGGCATATGGTCGAGCGTCTGAGAAGTGAGATTATAGAGGCATCCGGCAAGAGTGAGGATTCGATCCCCGAATTCCTCTCGGAGATCTATCTGCGGGAGATGCTCAAGACAGGGCTTATGGGTTTTTTTGCATTCATGCTTGAGTATGCACCCTATCCGAGGGGGTTCTCTTTTGATGAATGTGAGGTGAATCATGAGACCTGCAATCATTCTGTGCCGGTGAATGCAGCATCATAA
- a CDS encoding nitronate monooxygenase, with translation MFQPLVIKDIRIELPIIQGGMGVGVSLYPLASAVAAEGGAGIISSAALDRLLSKRYNKRFNTYDATYAEISLAKSKGGVAGINIMVALARDYKDSVRGAVDAGADMIISGAGLPLSLPSIARSKHTALIPIVSSARALNIICKKWQRQGYLPDAAVLEGPLAGGHLGFHMDQINLEENRLENLLPPVKDMAKKFGDFPIIVAGGIYTNADIKRFLDLGADGVQMGTRFLATVESSATPEYKDAVISADQEDIIVTGKPGSPCGLPFRVIKHSPMYQESLNGGRPPKCNKGFVLLKDEEGKYTRCPAKEDYKSYFCICNGLLSSAGYNPDKEKPLYTVGTNAYLVNRIVPVKDLMDDLKGIPTPAASGSTDPR, from the coding sequence GTGTTTCAACCGCTTGTAATTAAGGACATAAGGATTGAACTTCCCATTATCCAGGGAGGTATGGGTGTCGGGGTCTCCCTCTATCCCCTTGCGAGCGCAGTTGCGGCTGAGGGTGGAGCGGGAATTATCTCCAGCGCAGCTCTCGACAGGTTGCTCTCTAAACGGTACAACAAGAGGTTCAACACTTACGATGCAACCTATGCCGAGATATCCCTTGCCAAGAGCAAGGGTGGAGTTGCAGGTATCAATATAATGGTGGCCCTTGCACGGGACTACAAAGACTCTGTAAGGGGCGCAGTTGATGCAGGCGCAGATATGATAATCTCCGGTGCCGGCCTGCCCCTGTCTCTTCCCTCGATTGCACGGTCCAAGCATACAGCACTGATACCCATTGTATCATCTGCAAGGGCGCTCAATATCATATGTAAGAAATGGCAGCGCCAGGGGTATCTTCCCGATGCTGCGGTGCTTGAAGGACCTCTTGCAGGGGGCCACCTGGGCTTTCACATGGATCAGATCAACCTCGAGGAGAACCGTCTGGAGAACCTCCTGCCCCCGGTAAAGGACATGGCAAAGAAATTCGGTGACTTTCCTATTATAGTGGCAGGCGGGATTTATACCAACGCCGACATCAAGCGATTTCTTGACCTCGGTGCAGATGGTGTACAGATGGGTACACGATTTCTGGCCACGGTTGAGAGTTCCGCTACTCCCGAATACAAGGATGCCGTTATCAGTGCGGACCAGGAAGACATAATCGTGACAGGAAAACCCGGTTCTCCCTGCGGGTTACCCTTCAGGGTAATCAAGCATTCTCCAATGTACCAGGAGTCCCTGAACGGCGGTCGTCCCCCAAAGTGCAACAAAGGCTTCGTCCTCTTGAAGGACGAGGAAGGCAAATATACCCGTTGCCCGGCCAAGGAGGACTATAAGTCCTACTTCTGCATATGCAACGGCCTGCTGAGTTCCGCCGGCTACAACCCCGACAAGGAAAAACCTCTCTACACCGTGGGCACAAATGCATACCTCGTAAACAGGATTGTGCCTGTAAAGGACCTGATGGACGATCTGAAGGGCATCCCCACACCTGCCGCAAGTGGTTCCACAGATCCGCGGTGA